Part of the Gammaproteobacteria bacterium genome, GAAGCTGCGCGCCCCGTCGCGGTGCGTCCTGGGGGGGTCGCGCACCGGCACCTTCTCCGCTTGCAAAAACTCGTACCATTGGTCCACATGCTCCGGGCTGCGCAGGGCGAATCCGATATGGTCCAGGCGCTGGGGGGGCCTGGCGCCCGGCATGTCGGGAGCGTGGTGCAACGCGAGGCTGTCGTGCCCCGCGCGCAGATAGACGGATTCCCCATCGGGCCGCCATGCCACCTTCATCCCCAGCAGCCGTACATAAAACCGCTCGCATTCGCTTACATCCTCGACATTGAGCGCGACGTGGCGCA contains:
- a CDS encoding VOC family protein, whose product is MNRPPAMCGLRHVALNVEDVSECERFYVRLLGMKVAWRPDGESVYLRAGHDSLALHHAPDMPGARPPQRLDHIGFALRSPEHVDQWYEFLQAEKVPVRDPPRTHRDGARSFYCEDPEGNLVQMICLPPPASP